One Electrophorus electricus isolate fEleEle1 chromosome 13, fEleEle1.pri, whole genome shotgun sequence DNA segment encodes these proteins:
- the si:ch211-195b21.5 gene encoding uncharacterized protein DDB_G0284459: MHRGASTPDYHRARFPQPYGQPGGAPFPFNRAAFPPYRAALAPPAFSSSLPGHPPAPQGRPTLPKTDAFYEVAPPKQFQHSHPAQGWSTPQTDLQSLDVRKKAEEFLRILEAQDRLELSTEKCSRREDDDIRDAGSSTRSKSRARSHTRSKSRHWSRSQSRGQSRGSSRSRSRSRGRSRLRAKSRAQSRSRSRGRTVVRSKSQPRSDTRKDPHWSTKESSHSGASTSGRGSPPDLLQGLKHVLQSKDLEQHLSVVKSALLRNQILDEVQVKQESQPVAESLQKLAELPQKLWEPEALSDFAQSTLLPHERVSGGGSSFARILSWDDPSQQLEVKPMFPSIEDEEEFLYGEEEGKTKPQAVTVPLAQSRPLQSPMESLLSSAESPYLSKTVLNQGPGFQEPQVQAVSSRQPLALDPTRVTTEECEKVKNLLKTIGLNLGMADISKMAARLKQKQAEQRGAPPTAGLAILRPALETMLSVSKAPKSEDSRSNRSGSSHSHRDSDRTERRRDEKERREKQIHMKRKEYLVKELEGLLKQEGSGDLIPVIGFFCQRCEEFFGDLTSAEGHGACHERDPMQKKAVQEQPKRHKDSKKCGEPQPGQHPAPLPRDGERPLSRDARPAESRSHREQEPGERSPDRKRPKDKKSPPSFSSHGRDSKKTGEDKGRKQEGGESTKSEKKKKKKEKKMKKKEKKKEKKKEKKKKAEKAASE, encoded by the exons ATGCATCGCGGAGCGTCGACCCCGGACTACCACCGAGCCCGTTTCCCGCAGCCGTATGGTCAGCCCGGCGGAGCGCCTTTCCCCTTTAACCGTGCCGCCTTTCCCCCGTACCGGGCCGCCCTCGCTCCTCCTGCCTTCTCCAGCTCCCTTCCCGGACACCCGCCCGCCCCGCAGGGTCGCCCCACACTGCCGAAAACAGATGCGTTTTACGAG GTAGCCCCACCAAAGCAGTTTCAGCACAGTCATCCAGCCCAGGGATGGAGCACTCCACAGACAGACCTGCAGAGCTTGGACGTGAG GAAAAAAGCAGAAGAATTCCTAAGAATCCTGGAAGCCCAAGACAGACTCGAACTGTCCACTGAAAAGTGTTCCAGAAGGGAGGATGACGATATTAGGGATGCCGGCTCCAGTACGCGGAGCAAAAGCCGAGCGAGAAGCCACACTCGCAGTAAGAGCCGGCACTGGAGCAGGAGCCAGAGTCGGGGCCAGAGCCGAGGAAGTAGTCGAAGTCGGAGCCGGAGTCGTGGCAGAAGCCGTCTGAGGGCAAAGAGTCGTGCCCAGAGCCGCAGCCGCAGCCGTGGCAGGACTGTGGTGAGGAGTAAGAGCCAGCCACGATCTGACACCAGAAAGGACCCTCACTGGAGTACCAAAGAATCCAGCCACAGCGGTGCCAGCACAAGTGGCCGAGGGAGCCCACCAGACCTGCTCCAGGGCCTGAAACACGTCCTGCAGAGCAAGGACCTTGAGCAGCATCTTTCTGTGGTGAAGAGCGCCCTATTGAGGAACCAG ATCTTGGATGAAGTGCAAGTAAAGCAGGAAAGTCAACCTGTGGCGGAAAGCTTGCAGAAGCTTGCAGAACTCCCACAGAAGCTATGGGAACCCGAAGCACTCTCTGACTTTGCCCAAAGTACTCTCCTTCCTCACGAGCGGGTCAGTGGGGGCGGCAGTTCTTTCGCTCGGATCCTGTCCTGGGACGACCCCAGCCAGCAGCTGGAGGTCAAGCCCATGTTTCCAAGCattgaggatgaggaggaattCCTTTAtggagaagaagaagggaaGACGAAGCCCCAGGCTGTCACTGTACCCTTAGCCCAGAGCAGGCCTTTGCAATCCCCCATGGAAAGTCTGCTTTCTTCAGCAGAGTCTCCATATCTCAGTAAGACAGTCCTGAACCAGGGCCCAGGGTTTCAGGAGCCCCAGGTTCAAGCCGTGTCCAGCCGGCAGCCTTTGGCCTTAGACCCCACCAGGGTCACCACGGAGGAGTGCGAGAAGGTAAAGAACCTGCTCAAGACCATCGGGTTGAACCTGGGCATGGCAGACATCAGTAAAATGGCAGCTAGGCTGAAACAGAAGCAGGCGGAGCAGAGAGGGGCTCCGCCCACTGCGGGGCTAGCGATCCTCAGGCCGGCCCTGGAGACCATGCTGTCTGTGTCTAAAG CACCCAAGTCTGAGGACAGCCGGAGTAATCGTTCTGGAAGCAGCCATTCCCACAGGGACTCTGACCGCACAGAGAGG cGGCGTGacgagaaggagaggagagagaaacagatccACATGAAGCGGAAGGAGTACCTGGTGAAGGAGCTGGAGGGACTGCTCAAGCAGGagg GATCGGGAGACTTGATCCCAGTGATTGGTTTCTTTTGCCAGCGGTGTGAGGAGTTCTTCGGGGACCTGACTAGTGCCGAAGGACACGGCGCCTGCCACGAACGGGACCCCATGCAGAAG aaGGCCGTGCAGGAACAGCCCAAACGACATAAGGACAGTAAGAAGTGCGGAGAGCCCCAGCCTGGCCAGCACCCTGCACCGCTACCACGGGATGGAGAGAGACCCCTGTCCAGGGACGCCAGGCCTGCAGAGTCACGCAGCCATCGAGAACAAGAGCCTGGCGAGCGCAGTCCAGACAGGAAGCGTCCGAAGGACAAGAAGAGCCCACCCTCGTTTTCCTCGCACGGGCGGGACAGCAAAAAGACGGGTGAGGACAAGGGTCGTAAACAGGAGGGCGGAGAATCTACCAAGAgcgagaaaaagaaaaagaaaaaagagaagaaaatgaagaagaaggagaaaaaaaaggagaagaagaaagagaaaaaaaagaaggcgGAAAAAGCCGCCAGTGAGTAG